From Labeo rohita strain BAU-BD-2019 chromosome 18, IGBB_LRoh.1.0, whole genome shotgun sequence, the proteins below share one genomic window:
- the si:ch1073-459b3.2 gene encoding growth arrest-specific protein 1, with translation MESCIVPVVFLSFVMMLDAQMLCWKALIRCHAEYDCELAYNQYLTACDGNIRGSRRQCPSHCISALIRLNQTSSGPHLESCDCGTDPECLRAKRAIEPCLPRTYPGGTDGIGCTEARQRCEDEPSCHSSLTAYLSHCGQLFNGRKCSSRCKSTIEELLFMPSGVLLNQCVCDGLERPFCEVVKQNMVKLCSIGDHSVSVDHDGMDDAYEDEDYEKPESEVTDADAVMSFTSTLTVSQQVVLLCIAFAFVFRRLLDV, from the coding sequence ATGGAGAGCTGCATCGTTCCGGTCGTGTTCCTCTCGTTTGTGATGATGCTGGACGCGCAGATGCTCTGCTGGAAGGCGTTGATCCGATGTCACGCCGAATACGACTGCGAGCTCGCCTACAACCAGTACCTGACCGCGTGCGACGGGAACATCCGCGGCAGCAGACGCCAGTGTCCGAGTCATTGCATTAGCGCTCTCATCCGCCTTAATCAGACCTCCAGCGGACCGCACCTGGAGTCCTGCGATTGCGGGACCGACCCGGAGTGCCTACGGGCCAAACGGGCTATCGAGCCCTGCTTGCCGCGGACGTATCCTGGTGGAACCGACGGGATCGGATGCACCGAAGCGCGCCAGCGCTGTGAAGACGAGCCCAGCTGTCATTCGTCCCTCACCGCTTACCTGTCCCACTGCGGACAGCTGTTCAACGGGAGGAAATGCTCGTCCCGGTGCAAATCGACCATCGAGGAGCTGCTGTTCATGCCGAGCGGCGTTCTGCTGAATCAGTGCGTCTGCGACGGTCTGGAGAGGCCGTTTTGCGAGGTGGTCAAACAGAATATGGTCAAACTGTGTTCAATAGGAGACCACAGCGTCTCCGTGGACCACGACGGGATGGACGATGCGTACGAGGACGAGGATTATGAGAAACCAGAGAGCGAGGTGACCGACGCTGATGCGGTGATGTCGTTTACAAGCACTTTGACTGTTTCTCAACAGGTAGTTTTGCTGTGCATTGCATTCGCTTTTGTTTTCCGACGACTGTTGGACGTTTAG